The following are encoded together in the Thermomicrobiales bacterium genome:
- a CDS encoding GNAT family N-acetyltransferase, whose protein sequence is MAVIFRTERLVVRPWEHGDLDDVFAINRDPDVTRYLPDYMACTTRDEARTWLAARIERDDPTSSLGFWATVEADTGRVIGGATLMHAPIGGGNPVEIGYYFRQSVWGKGYATELAAGLLRYGFESLPADEIVAVIIPENIASGRVLEKVGMCHAGLSDYNGHAVELYVIARPT, encoded by the coding sequence ATGGCTGTGATCTTCCGTACTGAGCGCCTCGTCGTCCGACCGTGGGAGCACGGCGACCTGGACGATGTGTTCGCGATCAACCGCGACCCCGACGTCACGCGCTACCTGCCCGATTACATGGCCTGCACCACGCGCGACGAAGCCCGCACCTGGCTCGCGGCGCGCATTGAGCGGGACGATCCAACGAGCAGCCTCGGTTTCTGGGCGACCGTTGAGGCAGACACCGGCCGCGTCATCGGCGGGGCAACGCTGATGCACGCGCCGATCGGCGGCGGCAACCCGGTCGAGATCGGCTACTACTTCCGCCAGTCCGTCTGGGGCAAGGGCTACGCGACCGAGCTGGCCGCCGGCCTGCTGCGCTACGGCTTCGAATCGCTCCCTGCCGATGAGATCGTGGCCGTAATCATCCCGGAGAACATCGCCTCGGGGCGGGTGCTGGAGAAGGTCGGCATGTGTCACGCCGGCCTGTCCGACTACAACGGGCACGCAGTCGAGCTGTATGTCATCGCGCGGCCAACCTGA